The following proteins are co-located in the Paludibaculum fermentans genome:
- a CDS encoding glycosyltransferase family 2 protein yields MSAAARMLLSILIPTLASRAALYQRLTSELRRQIESAGLQSEVEILGLCDDGAVPVGAKRNTLLRQAQGQYVVFTDDDDQVSAGYVSLIAQALRANPGIDCLGIRVLIYFRGAHPSEATHSIQYTDLSSKAGRYFRPPYILNPIRRDIAIRYPFAEVRYSEDFDWAMRMVRDRALQREVMIEPVLYHYYSRRRWLYQWLLDQSEPLRHALGLRMDKRLTFWRRIKGSDSQTPSA; encoded by the coding sequence TTGAGCGCGGCGGCCCGCATGCTGCTGAGCATCCTCATCCCGACCCTGGCATCCCGGGCAGCCCTCTACCAGAGGCTCACCTCGGAACTGCGGCGCCAAATCGAATCGGCGGGGCTGCAGTCCGAGGTGGAGATCCTGGGGCTGTGCGACGACGGAGCCGTGCCCGTGGGGGCCAAGCGCAATACGCTGCTGCGGCAAGCCCAGGGTCAGTATGTTGTCTTCACCGATGACGACGATCAGGTAAGCGCCGGCTACGTCTCCCTCATTGCACAGGCGTTGCGGGCGAATCCCGGCATCGACTGCCTGGGGATCCGCGTCCTCATCTACTTTCGCGGCGCGCATCCGTCCGAGGCGACCCACTCTATCCAGTACACCGACTTGTCGTCCAAGGCCGGCCGCTATTTCCGGCCGCCTTATATCCTCAATCCCATCCGGCGCGATATCGCGATTCGCTACCCCTTCGCGGAGGTCCGGTACTCAGAGGATTTCGATTGGGCCATGCGCATGGTGCGCGACCGCGCGTTGCAGCGGGAAGTGATGATCGAACCGGTGCTCTACCACTACTACTCGCGCCGCCGCTGGCTGTATCAGTGGCTGCTCGACCAGTCAGAGCCGTTGCGTCACGCCCTGGGCCTGCGCATGGACAAACGCCTGACCTTCTGGCGCCGCATCAAGGGATCGGACAGCCAGACGCCATCCGCCTAG
- a CDS encoding A24 family peptidase codes for MTLLAIPVQYVLAAVVLIAAACDIRSRNIPNWLSLGGVLIGLALHPYLAGWTGLKFSAGGLGLAVLMFVPLFVLRWLGGGDVKLMAAVGALAGAGNLFIIFIMDAILGGAVALIAVLFKRRGARTLRNIGRMITALFRGKAPYQETEELEAGSETSMGMPRAVTIALATLLVLWATPKS; via the coding sequence ATGACTCTCCTGGCAATTCCGGTCCAATACGTCCTGGCCGCCGTCGTGCTCATCGCGGCCGCCTGCGACATCCGAAGCCGGAACATTCCCAACTGGCTGTCACTGGGCGGCGTCCTCATTGGTCTTGCCCTGCATCCTTACCTGGCCGGCTGGACGGGCCTGAAGTTCTCAGCGGGCGGGTTGGGCCTGGCCGTGCTGATGTTCGTGCCTCTGTTTGTCCTGCGGTGGCTGGGCGGTGGCGATGTGAAGTTGATGGCGGCGGTGGGGGCATTGGCTGGGGCCGGCAACCTGTTCATCATTTTCATCATGGATGCCATCCTCGGCGGAGCCGTGGCTCTCATCGCGGTATTGTTCAAGAGGCGCGGCGCCAGGACGCTGCGGAACATCGGACGCATGATCACGGCGCTGTTTCGGGGCAAGGCGCCCTATCAGGAGACCGAGGAGCTCGAGGCCGGCAGCGAAACCTCCATGGGGATGCCCAGGGCGGTCACCATCGCGCTGGCCACATTACTCGTGCTGTGGGCTACGCCTAAATCCTAA
- a CDS encoding DUF6755 family protein, translating into MTDGESPLRRRSLKGINGALALIVVILVVQIWMLMASVETYLAGHHEAAVPGAVLSGLLFAGSALLLRYVNRLDRQTRDQS; encoded by the coding sequence ATGACGGACGGCGAATCGCCCCTGCGGCGCAGAAGTCTGAAGGGGATCAACGGCGCGCTGGCGCTGATTGTCGTGATCCTGGTGGTGCAGATCTGGATGCTGATGGCCTCTGTCGAAACTTACCTGGCCGGCCATCATGAGGCGGCCGTGCCGGGGGCTGTGTTGTCCGGATTACTGTTTGCGGGCAGCGCCCTGCTGCTGCGCTATGTGAACCGGCTGGACCGGCAGACGCGCGACCAGTCGTAA
- a CDS encoding QcrA and Rieske domain-containing protein: MSQQKECPKQRLWSEEFSVRSGESSFVERRQFTRFLTLTSFAMFAGQLWLVAKNLLSRRQAAFPALVVNGADGLAVGSAKVFQYPTPQDNCLLVRVGEQKFVAYSQKCTHLSCAVLYSAKHNRLECPCHEGYFSIEDGRVLQGPPPRPLPRVELERRGSELVAIGMTTGEES; encoded by the coding sequence ATGAGCCAGCAGAAGGAGTGCCCGAAGCAGCGGTTGTGGAGCGAGGAGTTCTCGGTCCGGTCCGGCGAGTCGAGCTTTGTCGAGCGCAGGCAGTTCACGCGGTTCCTCACATTGACGAGCTTCGCCATGTTCGCCGGCCAACTGTGGCTGGTGGCGAAGAACCTGCTCAGCCGGCGGCAGGCGGCCTTTCCGGCGCTGGTCGTGAATGGCGCCGACGGGCTGGCCGTGGGCAGTGCCAAGGTCTTCCAGTATCCGACGCCGCAGGACAACTGCCTGCTGGTGCGCGTCGGCGAGCAGAAGTTCGTGGCCTACAGCCAGAAGTGCACCCACCTGTCGTGCGCGGTGCTGTACTCGGCGAAGCACAACCGGCTGGAGTGCCCGTGCCACGAAGGCTACTTCTCCATCGAGGACGGGCGCGTGTTGCAGGGTCCTCCACCCAGGCCTTTGCCCAGGGTGGAACTGGAGCGGCGCGGCAGCGAACTGGTGGCGATTGGAATGACCACCGGAGAGGAGTCCTAG
- a CDS encoding 4Fe-4S dicluster domain-containing protein yields the protein MFGYEFYVDPSRCIGCQSCVSACAECGTHRGVSMIHLDFIDRPNTIATAPMVCMHCEDPTCAQVCPADAIKKGEDGIVRTALKPRCIGCSNCVLACPFGVPNVFAEMELMMKCDMCYDRTSIGKRPMCATVCPSQALMYVPAEQAAQKRRERASNEFHFGGQVVRTKVHYMLPASEPVMSVDVADAIWEGEE from the coding sequence ATGTTCGGCTATGAGTTCTACGTCGACCCGTCGCGCTGCATCGGCTGCCAGTCCTGCGTGAGCGCCTGTGCGGAGTGCGGCACGCACCGCGGCGTCTCGATGATCCACCTGGACTTCATCGATAGGCCCAACACGATCGCCACGGCGCCCATGGTCTGCATGCATTGCGAGGATCCCACGTGCGCGCAGGTGTGTCCGGCGGACGCGATCAAGAAGGGCGAGGACGGCATCGTGAGGACGGCGTTGAAGCCGCGCTGCATCGGCTGCTCCAACTGCGTGCTGGCCTGTCCCTTCGGCGTGCCGAATGTGTTCGCCGAGATGGAACTGATGATGAAGTGCGACATGTGCTACGACCGCACCAGCATCGGCAAGCGGCCCATGTGCGCCACGGTCTGCCCCAGCCAGGCGCTGATGTACGTGCCGGCGGAGCAGGCCGCGCAGAAGCGGCGCGAGCGTGCGTCCAACGAGTTTCACTTTGGCGGGCAGGTGGTGCGGACGAAGGTTCATTACATGCTGCCGGCGTCGGAGCCGGTGATGAGTGTGGATGTGGCGGATGCCATCTGGGAAGGAGAGGAATGA
- a CDS encoding molybdopterin oxidoreductase family protein has translation MAKPPQSVEALTEQYGPHLKYVPPGGWQGESLKGPEKLVKTHCCFCGQQCGIQLKVRDNQVTGFEPWEEFPFNRGMLCPKGVRRYMQSAHPDRLLAPLIRTDSGFREAGWEEAMSLTARRLQEIQAKYGKDSVAVYGGASLITEKSYLLGKFARVALGTRHIDYNGRLCMVSAGTAYKLALGVDRNPNPWEDIPKAQVVLVAGANVGECFPITTDYLWRMRDNGGRLIVADPRMTPITRNADLYLPVRPGTDTALFSAMLHVIVRDGLADLEFIENHTNGFDQVAEYVKAWDPRRAADVTGVRPEDIEKAAQWFGMAERAMALHARGIEHHSHGVENCLALVNLCLATGNIGREGAGPNMITGQGNGQGGREHGQKCDQLPGQRHIADPAAREHVAKVWGITPEEIPQAGYSAVEIMEAIHRGEIKALFSMCFNPLVSLPDSEYTRAALEKLEFFCVVDFFLSETAHHADVVLAGSLQEEEEGVVGSGEGRVIKINKAVDPPGQARGDSAIVVDLARRLGKGQYFPFESTREIFDELREASRGGHADYYGITYERIEKEMGIFWPCPTLDHPGTPRFFEGGKFLHPDGRARFLVAEVRPSGDPVADDFPTFLTTGRVVSQYLSGAQTRRIGALVDQYPNPKVEVHPKLAERHGILNDDWVTVTTRRSSITVQAMVVRTIRPDTVFIPYHWPGRKSANRLTHRTLDPRSKIPEFKVSACRIEKAAGPQGGQ, from the coding sequence ATGGCCAAGCCTCCGCAATCCGTTGAGGCACTGACCGAGCAGTACGGACCGCACCTGAAGTACGTTCCGCCCGGCGGCTGGCAAGGGGAATCGCTGAAGGGTCCGGAGAAACTGGTGAAGACGCATTGCTGCTTTTGCGGGCAGCAGTGCGGCATTCAGTTGAAGGTGCGCGACAACCAGGTGACCGGGTTTGAGCCCTGGGAGGAGTTTCCGTTCAATCGCGGCATGCTGTGTCCCAAAGGTGTACGGCGCTACATGCAAAGCGCGCACCCGGACCGGTTGCTGGCTCCACTGATCCGCACCGACAGCGGATTTCGAGAGGCCGGCTGGGAAGAGGCGATGAGCCTGACGGCGCGGCGGCTGCAGGAGATCCAGGCGAAGTACGGCAAGGACTCGGTGGCCGTCTACGGCGGAGCCTCGCTCATCACCGAGAAATCTTACCTGTTGGGGAAATTCGCGCGCGTGGCGCTGGGCACACGGCACATCGACTACAACGGCCGCTTGTGCATGGTATCGGCCGGTACGGCCTACAAACTGGCGTTGGGCGTCGACCGCAATCCGAACCCGTGGGAAGACATCCCGAAGGCCCAGGTGGTGCTGGTGGCCGGTGCGAACGTCGGCGAGTGCTTCCCCATCACGACCGACTATCTGTGGCGCATGCGCGACAACGGTGGCCGGCTGATTGTCGCCGACCCGCGCATGACACCCATTACACGCAATGCGGATCTGTATCTGCCTGTGCGGCCCGGCACGGACACGGCGTTGTTCTCGGCCATGCTCCACGTGATTGTGCGCGATGGCCTGGCGGACCTGGAGTTCATCGAGAACCACACGAACGGGTTCGACCAGGTGGCCGAGTATGTGAAGGCCTGGGATCCGCGCCGGGCCGCCGACGTGACGGGAGTGCGTCCGGAAGACATCGAGAAGGCGGCCCAGTGGTTCGGCATGGCGGAGCGGGCCATGGCCCTGCATGCCCGCGGCATCGAGCATCACTCGCATGGCGTGGAGAACTGCCTGGCGCTGGTCAATCTTTGCCTGGCGACCGGCAATATCGGACGGGAAGGCGCCGGTCCGAACATGATCACGGGGCAGGGCAACGGGCAGGGCGGCCGTGAGCACGGGCAGAAGTGCGACCAGTTGCCGGGCCAGCGGCACATCGCGGATCCGGCGGCGCGCGAGCACGTAGCGAAGGTCTGGGGCATCACTCCGGAGGAGATCCCGCAGGCGGGCTACAGCGCGGTGGAGATCATGGAAGCGATCCACCGCGGCGAGATCAAGGCGCTGTTTTCGATGTGCTTCAACCCGCTGGTGTCGCTGCCGGACAGCGAGTACACACGAGCTGCCCTGGAGAAGCTCGAGTTCTTCTGCGTCGTGGATTTCTTCCTCTCCGAGACCGCGCATCACGCCGACGTCGTGCTCGCGGGCAGCCTGCAGGAGGAGGAAGAGGGCGTCGTGGGCAGCGGCGAAGGCCGCGTCATCAAGATCAACAAAGCCGTGGATCCGCCGGGACAGGCGCGCGGCGACAGCGCCATTGTGGTGGATCTGGCGCGCCGCCTGGGCAAGGGGCAGTACTTCCCGTTCGAGTCGACGCGGGAGATTTTCGATGAGCTGCGCGAGGCCTCGCGCGGCGGCCATGCGGATTACTACGGCATCACCTACGAGCGCATCGAGAAGGAGATGGGCATCTTCTGGCCGTGCCCCACGCTGGATCATCCGGGCACGCCTCGGTTCTTTGAGGGCGGCAAGTTCCTGCATCCCGATGGACGGGCGCGGTTCCTGGTGGCGGAGGTCCGGCCCAGCGGCGATCCCGTGGCCGATGACTTCCCCACCTTCCTGACGACCGGCCGCGTCGTCAGCCAGTACCTTTCCGGAGCACAGACCCGCCGCATTGGAGCGCTGGTCGATCAGTACCCGAATCCCAAAGTGGAGGTTCATCCCAAGCTCGCCGAGCGGCATGGGATCCTGAACGACGACTGGGTGACGGTGACCACCCGCCGGAGTTCCATCACGGTGCAGGCCATGGTGGTGCGCACCATCCGGCCCGATACGGTCTTCATCCCCTACCACTGGCCCGGCCGCAAGAGTGCGAACCGATTGACGCACCGGACGCTGGATCCGCGCAGCAAGATCCCAGAGTTCAAGGTCTCTGCCTGCCGCATCGAGAAGGCAGCGGGTCCGCAGGGAGGCCAGTGA
- a CDS encoding MFS transporter — translation MSDSESSSQKLQLWLGTISFFLCFAVWGIVSSFAPAYRQQFHLTATQTSLIVAVPVLLGSLGRIPLGMLTDRFGGRVVFTVLFLASAGAGAVLANVSTYNGLLASGFFVGVAGSSFSVGVGFVSKWFAAERQGTALGLYGMGNMGQSAVVFLGPVLAAMIGRANFIYGISALLVVWSVAFWMLARNAPAFVPNIKGLGPMVQILTKEPLAWVLSLFYFLTFGGFVAFSIYLPSLLKDDFGLAPANAGFRAAGFVVLATLLRPVGGALADRLGGARVLWGVFLGIVPFALLLAWPSMVPFTVGALGCAALLGLGNGAVFKLVPQYFPGNTATVTGLVGAMGGLGGFFPPLLLGRFRDSVGVVWPGFVLLAATSLLLWFLNLRVFIPRQQALELNLQPDFARRADQLRAGAWAVAVTGLLVASIVIGSRNLQNFDAALVVYTFAVIFATFGVTFHYAVWLQKPPTKRYWQRSLELARSRGWLKTLALVTQTAGTHLIAQKFIAKRSRTRWWMHQMLFWGCLSAAAITFPLVFGWVNFTSHPDDQMTYITWLFGFPVGTMPARSLMAWVLFHGLDFSAVLVLGGIALSLGRRMKDEGALALETMAADFLPLALLFAISVTGLALTVSTLWFRGAFYGFLAVIHAISVIGALLYLPFGKFFHIFQRPAQLGVKVYQQAGDEDEGSHCLRCGQRFASKMHIEDLKTVLPQLGFDYTSKDGSSHWQAVCPPCKRKTLATVQMRVKENAHGQASAIR, via the coding sequence TTGAGCGATTCGGAGAGCAGTTCGCAAAAGCTTCAGTTGTGGCTGGGCACAATCTCGTTTTTCCTGTGCTTCGCCGTGTGGGGTATCGTCAGTTCGTTCGCGCCGGCATACCGGCAGCAGTTTCACCTGACGGCGACACAGACGTCGCTGATCGTGGCCGTGCCGGTGTTGCTAGGCTCCCTCGGGCGCATTCCTCTGGGCATGCTGACAGACCGTTTTGGCGGCCGGGTGGTGTTTACGGTGCTGTTCCTCGCCTCCGCCGGAGCGGGCGCGGTGCTGGCCAATGTGTCCACATATAACGGGCTGCTGGCCTCGGGCTTCTTTGTTGGTGTGGCTGGATCGTCCTTCTCAGTGGGCGTCGGGTTCGTCTCCAAGTGGTTTGCGGCGGAACGGCAGGGCACGGCGCTGGGGCTATATGGGATGGGCAACATGGGCCAGTCGGCGGTGGTCTTCCTGGGACCCGTGCTGGCCGCGATGATCGGCCGCGCCAACTTCATCTATGGAATCTCGGCCCTGCTGGTGGTGTGGTCGGTGGCCTTCTGGATGCTGGCTCGGAATGCGCCTGCGTTCGTGCCGAACATAAAGGGACTGGGGCCGATGGTCCAGATCCTCACGAAGGAGCCGCTGGCCTGGGTTCTGTCGCTGTTCTACTTCCTCACCTTCGGCGGCTTTGTGGCGTTCTCCATCTATCTGCCGTCGCTGTTGAAGGACGACTTCGGGCTGGCTCCGGCGAATGCGGGATTCCGGGCGGCTGGCTTCGTGGTGCTGGCGACGTTGCTGCGTCCGGTGGGCGGTGCATTGGCAGACCGGTTGGGCGGCGCCCGCGTGCTGTGGGGCGTCTTCCTCGGCATCGTGCCATTCGCGCTGCTATTGGCGTGGCCGTCGATGGTGCCGTTCACCGTAGGCGCGCTGGGCTGCGCGGCGCTGCTGGGGTTAGGCAACGGAGCGGTCTTCAAGCTGGTGCCGCAATATTTCCCAGGAAACACCGCCACGGTAACCGGCCTGGTGGGCGCCATGGGCGGACTGGGCGGATTCTTTCCTCCTCTCCTGCTGGGCCGCTTTCGCGACTCGGTGGGCGTCGTTTGGCCCGGCTTCGTGCTGTTGGCCGCGACCTCGCTACTGCTGTGGTTCCTGAACCTGCGGGTCTTCATTCCCCGCCAGCAGGCGCTGGAACTGAACCTGCAGCCGGACTTTGCGCGGCGAGCCGATCAACTGCGTGCCGGAGCGTGGGCCGTGGCGGTGACGGGGCTACTGGTTGCCTCGATTGTCATCGGCTCCAGGAATCTCCAGAACTTCGACGCGGCCCTGGTGGTTTACACGTTTGCCGTCATTTTCGCCACGTTCGGCGTGACCTTCCACTACGCGGTATGGCTGCAGAAGCCGCCCACGAAGCGCTACTGGCAGCGGAGCCTGGAACTGGCGCGGTCGCGCGGTTGGCTGAAGACTTTGGCCCTGGTCACGCAGACCGCGGGCACCCACCTGATCGCGCAGAAGTTCATCGCAAAGCGCAGCCGGACGCGCTGGTGGATGCACCAGATGCTGTTCTGGGGCTGCTTATCCGCGGCCGCCATCACGTTTCCCCTGGTGTTCGGCTGGGTCAATTTTACATCGCATCCCGACGATCAGATGACCTACATCACTTGGCTGTTCGGCTTCCCGGTGGGCACGATGCCCGCGCGTTCGCTGATGGCCTGGGTCCTGTTTCATGGGCTCGATTTCTCGGCGGTCCTGGTGCTGGGCGGAATCGCGCTCTCGCTGGGGCGGCGGATGAAGGACGAAGGCGCGCTCGCGCTGGAGACAATGGCCGCGGACTTCCTGCCCCTGGCTCTGCTCTTCGCGATCTCCGTCACGGGCCTGGCGCTGACGGTCTCCACGCTCTGGTTCCGCGGCGCGTTCTACGGCTTCCTGGCCGTGATCCACGCCATCAGCGTGATCGGCGCGCTGCTGTACCTGCCGTTCGGGAAGTTCTTCCACATCTTCCAGCGCCCGGCGCAGTTGGGCGTGAAGGTCTACCAGCAGGCCGGAGACGAGGATGAGGGGTCGCACTGCCTCCGTTGCGGGCAGCGATTCGCTTCGAAAATGCACATTGAGGACTTGAAGACGGTGCTGCCGCAACTGGGGTTCGACTATACGTCGAAGGACGGCTCGTCGCACTGGCAGGCGGTCTGCCCGCCGTGCAAGCGCAAGACCCTGGCGACGGTGCAGATGAGAGTGAAGGAGAACGCGCATGGCCAAGCCTCCGCAATCCGTTGA
- the ric gene encoding iron-sulfur cluster repair di-iron protein, translated as MTTTTTLADIAATSLVAVRTLERYGLDYCCGGKQAIGAACSAKGLDPAAVMQEIEQSLHVGGGDRDWQNAPLGELARHIIATHHEYLRQELPAVGARMEKVLRVHGGRDPQTLSRMATVYDGLRSELEAHINKEEQILFPFIARYADAEAQGQPMPPVPFGSIGNPIAMMEREHEGAGEALVELRTLTNNYELPSYACTTVRMLFDGLQALEADLHVHIHLENNILFPRAIALERR; from the coding sequence ATGACTACCACGACGACTTTAGCTGACATCGCCGCAACCTCCCTGGTGGCGGTGAGGACCCTGGAACGCTACGGCCTGGACTACTGCTGCGGCGGCAAACAGGCGATTGGGGCTGCCTGCTCGGCCAAGGGACTGGATCCCGCGGCCGTGATGCAGGAGATCGAGCAGTCGCTCCATGTAGGCGGCGGCGACCGCGACTGGCAGAACGCGCCCCTGGGTGAGCTGGCGCGGCACATCATCGCCACCCATCACGAGTATCTGAGGCAGGAACTGCCGGCCGTCGGCGCGCGCATGGAGAAAGTGTTGCGGGTTCATGGCGGGCGCGATCCGCAGACGCTGTCGCGCATGGCGACGGTGTATGACGGACTGCGTAGCGAACTGGAAGCACACATCAACAAGGAAGAGCAGATCCTCTTCCCGTTCATCGCCAGGTATGCCGACGCGGAAGCGCAGGGCCAGCCCATGCCGCCGGTTCCGTTTGGCTCCATCGGCAACCCCATCGCGATGATGGAGCGCGAGCATGAGGGCGCCGGCGAGGCCCTGGTGGAACTGCGGACCTTGACCAACAACTACGAATTACCCTCCTACGCGTGCACCACGGTACGGATGCTGTTCGACGGTCTGCAGGCGTTGGAAGCTGACCTCCACGTGCATATTCATCTGGAAAACAACATTCTATTTCCGCGTGCCATTGCCTTGGAACGGCGCTGA
- a CDS encoding cupin domain-containing protein: MPKRRDLFKAAAFLAPFAAAQGAGKLPDAALNPAQAKLVKEPFGDHRIYFEGPTDQLKSMTSGSLQLKAGMQPHPPHEHPEEEFVLVTEGTGEITVGGKVTKVAAGSMMYCAGNKVHGIVNTGKVPMTFFYYKWKA; encoded by the coding sequence ATGCCCAAACGCCGTGACCTCTTCAAAGCCGCTGCCTTCCTGGCCCCCTTTGCCGCCGCGCAAGGCGCAGGGAAGCTGCCGGATGCCGCGCTGAACCCCGCCCAGGCGAAGCTGGTGAAGGAGCCGTTTGGCGACCACCGCATCTACTTCGAGGGTCCGACGGACCAGTTGAAGTCGATGACCTCGGGCAGCCTGCAACTGAAGGCCGGCATGCAGCCGCATCCTCCGCATGAGCATCCGGAAGAGGAGTTCGTGCTGGTGACGGAAGGGACCGGGGAAATCACCGTCGGCGGCAAGGTGACGAAGGTGGCGGCCGGATCGATGATGTACTGCGCGGGGAACAAAGTCCACGGCATTGTGAATACGGGGAAGGTACCGATGACCTTCTTCTATTACAAGTGGAAGGCGTAG
- a CDS encoding M28 family peptidase: MQRSHRVLACLILALPLMAAEFSGQRAYDQTKALVALGPRPSGTPAIKKAQDYITAQLKAAGWTVVEDVFTAKTPAGPIVMKNIIAKRTGQSGKIVAVSGHYDTKRFSFPFAGANDGGSSAGLLLEMAVALKSVPLRNDVYLVFFDGEEAVKDWTATDSVYGSRHLADKWAADGTLGKMAALINVDMVGDRDLHLVREQYSSEVLRSIVWQVASQMGQAKHFDGVEGAIEDDHMPFLRKGVRALDLIDFEYGPDNSWWHTNQDTMDKLSASSLQTVGSVVLETLKRLEP, translated from the coding sequence ATGCAACGTTCCCACCGAGTGCTGGCCTGTCTGATTCTTGCCCTGCCGCTGATGGCGGCGGAATTCTCAGGTCAACGCGCCTACGACCAGACCAAGGCTCTCGTGGCATTGGGCCCGCGTCCCTCGGGTACTCCGGCGATCAAGAAGGCTCAGGACTATATCACCGCCCAATTGAAGGCAGCCGGCTGGACGGTGGTGGAAGACGTCTTCACAGCCAAGACGCCCGCGGGACCCATCGTGATGAAGAATATCATCGCCAAACGGACCGGGCAGAGCGGCAAGATCGTCGCCGTGAGCGGGCATTACGATACCAAGCGTTTTTCCTTTCCCTTTGCCGGGGCGAACGACGGCGGATCCTCCGCTGGCCTGCTGTTGGAGATGGCCGTTGCCCTCAAGAGCGTCCCGCTGAGGAACGATGTCTACCTGGTGTTCTTCGACGGTGAGGAGGCGGTGAAGGACTGGACCGCCACGGATTCGGTGTATGGCTCGCGGCACCTGGCCGACAAGTGGGCCGCGGACGGCACGCTGGGCAAGATGGCCGCGTTGATCAACGTGGACATGGTCGGCGACCGCGATCTGCATCTGGTGCGTGAGCAGTACTCTTCTGAAGTTCTGCGCAGCATCGTCTGGCAGGTGGCCTCGCAGATGGGCCAGGCCAAGCATTTCGACGGTGTGGAAGGGGCGATTGAAGACGATCACATGCCGTTCCTGCGCAAAGGCGTGCGTGCCCTCGACCTGATCGATTTCGAGTATGGTCCGGACAATTCCTGGTGGCACACGAACCAGGACACGATGGATAAGTTGAGCGCCTCCAGCCTGCAAACGGTGGGGAGCGTCGTGCTGGAAACCCTGAAAAGACTGGAGCCCTGA
- a CDS encoding class I SAM-dependent methyltransferase, translated as MRYETARRVLPGGLRRYIYSFEAMIEDAVNELAARLPAGSRVLDAGAGEGQYSSYFRQHRYTGVDLGVGDTAWDYGELDAIADLNRLPFRDDTFDGSLNIVTLEHLKEPKQALREIARVLKPGGLLLIVAPHEWEVHQSPHDFFRYTKHGLAYLFAEAGLEVQTLEPAGGYFRLVARRLLSGLQFFPGPLKLIPAVFFLPLALVLPLFEGLDKEKNFTLGYRCVAVKPAGRFSRA; from the coding sequence ATGAGGTACGAGACGGCCCGGCGCGTGTTGCCAGGCGGGCTTCGGCGGTACATCTACTCCTTCGAAGCCATGATCGAGGACGCGGTGAACGAGCTGGCCGCGCGTCTGCCGGCCGGATCGCGGGTGCTGGATGCGGGCGCGGGGGAAGGGCAGTACTCCAGCTATTTCCGGCAGCATCGGTATACGGGTGTCGACCTCGGCGTTGGCGACACGGCCTGGGACTATGGCGAGTTGGACGCGATCGCTGACCTGAATCGGCTGCCGTTCCGGGATGACACGTTTGACGGCTCGCTGAACATCGTCACGCTGGAGCACCTGAAAGAGCCGAAGCAGGCGCTGCGCGAGATAGCGCGGGTGCTGAAGCCCGGCGGGCTGCTGTTGATCGTGGCTCCGCATGAGTGGGAAGTGCACCAGTCGCCGCACGACTTCTTCCGGTATACGAAGCACGGATTGGCGTATCTGTTCGCGGAGGCCGGTCTGGAGGTACAGACGCTGGAACCGGCGGGTGGATATTTCCGGCTGGTGGCGCGGCGTTTGTTGAGCGGGCTGCAGTTCTTTCCGGGTCCGCTCAAGTTGATTCCGGCCGTGTTCTTCCTGCCGTTGGCGCTGGTGCTGCCGCTGTTTGAGGGTTTGGACAAAGAGAAGAACTTCACGCTGGGCTACCGGTGCGTGGCGGTGAAGCCTGCGGGCCGTTTCTCACGTGCCTGA
- a CDS encoding class I SAM-dependent methyltransferase: MRTLCHGTDKLYNTTDKVFLVVECRECKLIRLYPWPEPDEIHQYYPENYWYDPGGDTADRLAEFWRRFVLRDHVRFVRKALESCEGTAPVLDVGCGGGLFLRELNLPQNQIVGLDFSVNAASVAWSSNGVPVACGALPRAPFRPGSFRTITMFHVLEHLYDPSAYLNAAHRLLQPDGRLVVQVPNAASWQFLLFGENWNGLDIPRHLIDFKEQDLINLLDYCGFEVVRRKHFSLRDNPAGLATTLALGLDPMSRRIRGVQDTPRVKLLKDMAYFALVLASIPLTMLEAACRCGASIMIEAKRKA, encoded by the coding sequence ATGCGCACGCTGTGTCACGGCACCGACAAGCTCTACAACACCACGGACAAGGTGTTCCTGGTTGTGGAGTGCCGCGAGTGCAAGCTGATCCGGCTATATCCGTGGCCGGAACCCGATGAGATCCACCAATACTACCCGGAGAACTACTGGTATGACCCGGGCGGCGACACGGCCGACCGGCTGGCGGAGTTCTGGCGCCGGTTCGTCCTGCGGGATCACGTGCGGTTCGTGCGCAAGGCCCTGGAGTCGTGCGAGGGCACTGCTCCTGTCCTGGATGTTGGCTGCGGCGGCGGGCTGTTCCTGCGGGAACTGAACCTTCCGCAGAACCAGATCGTCGGTCTGGACTTCTCAGTGAATGCGGCGTCCGTGGCGTGGTCGAGCAATGGTGTTCCGGTGGCCTGCGGCGCGCTGCCGAGGGCTCCGTTCCGGCCGGGCTCGTTCCGGACGATTACGATGTTCCACGTACTGGAGCACCTGTACGATCCGTCGGCTTATCTGAACGCGGCGCACCGCCTGTTGCAGCCGGATGGCCGCCTGGTGGTGCAGGTGCCGAATGCGGCGAGCTGGCAGTTCCTGTTGTTCGGCGAGAACTGGAACGGCCTGGACATCCCGCGCCACCTGATCGATTTCAAGGAGCAGGACCTGATCAACCTGCTGGACTACTGCGGGTTTGAAGTGGTGCGGCGCAAACACTTCTCGTTGCGCGATAACCCGGCGGGCCTGGCAACCACGCTGGCGCTGGGGCTGGACCCGATGTCCAGGCGGATTCGCGGAGTGCAGGATACTCCACGGGTGAAGCTGCTGAAGGACATGGCTTACTTCGCGCTAGTGCTGGCTTCGATCCCTCTCACCATGCTGGAGGCGGCCTGCCGCTGCGGCGCCAGCATCATGATCGAGGCGAAGCGCAAGGCATGA